A genomic stretch from Erysipelothrix sp. HDW6C includes:
- a CDS encoding ABC transporter permease — protein sequence MRKAFVMMKLKTKMLMTNTSALTGPLMAVGITILMRVLYGTMATDPEMLDYMFGMALSMGVSMNIGMGAVMMTALPLAEEKEKNTLRTLMTSSVNAKHFFIGSLLPPFLVTVAVNFLLVFVSGINIANINFIMFTALTVVASLISCVVGLVVGIYSKSQVNANNIMMPITLILAMLPTFSVFNESMATASRFIYTGMLSDMLKAFNLGEAYSLELVQIGVLIACTVISIGLFIYFYKKNGMESD from the coding sequence ATGAGAAAAGCATTCGTAATGATGAAATTAAAAACAAAGATGTTGATGACCAATACATCAGCACTCACCGGACCACTCATGGCAGTTGGAATCACGATCTTAATGAGGGTTCTGTATGGAACAATGGCAACAGATCCAGAGATGCTTGATTATATGTTTGGAATGGCGCTATCAATGGGCGTTTCGATGAATATTGGTATGGGGGCGGTCATGATGACGGCACTTCCACTTGCTGAAGAGAAAGAGAAAAATACGCTTCGAACATTGATGACCTCTTCAGTCAATGCAAAGCATTTCTTTATCGGAAGCTTGCTACCACCATTCTTGGTTACGGTAGCTGTAAACTTCTTACTTGTATTCGTGAGTGGTATTAACATCGCAAACATTAACTTTATCATGTTTACAGCACTTACCGTTGTAGCGTCACTGATCAGTTGTGTTGTGGGTCTTGTGGTGGGAATTTACTCTAAGTCACAAGTCAACGCAAACAACATCATGATGCCAATTACACTTATCTTAGCAATGTTACCAACATTTTCAGTATTCAATGAGTCCATGGCAACAGCATCCCGTTTTATTTATACGGGTATGTTATCAGACATGTTGAAGGCGTTCAACCTTGGCGAGGCATACAGTCTTGAGTTAGTACAAATTGGCGTACTCATCGCGTGTACAGTTATTAGTATTGGACTCTTCATATACTTTTATAAAAAGAATGGTATGGAAAGCGACTAA
- a CDS encoding ABC transporter ATP-binding protein: MNEIYQLNTKAKPSILQMKNVRKEFNNHVALKDISFEIGKGEIFGFLGPSGSGKTTTIKIATGQLGQTRGDAQVLGKDASTINEAIYEQIGIVTDTSGIYEKLSVYDNLKIFADLFKVEEDRIDVLLSKVGLEGHKKHQAGKLSKGQKQRLVLARAILHKPRLLFLDEPTSGLDPATANQIQDMFLELKGEGMSIFLTTHNMEEATKLCDKIALLNDGVIVEHGTPEEICLRHNQEKTFKVRLKNDDIVHLNESKEHIAILNQHLSEGNVETIHSCEPTLEEVFIKVSGRSLV, encoded by the coding sequence ATGAATGAAATTTATCAATTAAATACGAAAGCAAAGCCGAGTATTCTTCAAATGAAAAATGTCCGTAAAGAGTTCAACAACCACGTTGCTCTTAAGGATATCAGCTTTGAAATTGGCAAAGGGGAAATATTTGGGTTCTTGGGACCCAGTGGATCGGGTAAAACTACAACGATAAAAATTGCAACAGGCCAATTGGGGCAAACACGTGGTGATGCCCAAGTCTTGGGGAAAGATGCATCGACGATTAATGAAGCCATTTATGAACAAATTGGAATTGTAACGGATACAAGTGGTATCTATGAGAAACTCTCGGTATACGATAATCTCAAGATATTTGCGGATCTCTTTAAAGTTGAAGAAGACCGTATTGATGTTCTCCTATCAAAAGTTGGTTTGGAAGGTCATAAAAAACATCAAGCGGGTAAACTATCAAAGGGACAAAAGCAACGCCTCGTTTTGGCACGTGCGATTCTCCACAAACCCAGATTGCTTTTTCTCGATGAACCAACAAGTGGCCTAGATCCTGCAACTGCCAATCAAATCCAAGATATGTTCTTGGAATTGAAGGGTGAGGGAATGTCGATTTTCTTGACAACACACAATATGGAAGAAGCAACCAAACTCTGCGATAAAATTGCTTTACTGAATGATGGTGTCATTGTTGAACATGGAACACCTGAAGAAATTTGCTTGCGTCACAATCAAGAGAAGACCTTTAAGGTTCGTTTGAAAAATGATGATATCGTTCATCTCAACGAGAGTAAGGAACATATCGCAATTCTTAATCAACATTTATCAGAAGGAAATGTCGAAACAATTCATTCTTGTGAGCCGACATTGGAAGAAGTATTTATTAAAGTTTCGGGAAGGAGTTTAGTATGA
- a CDS encoding helix-turn-helix domain-containing protein — protein MENYGSTFRELRQNKGYTLKEVAAGIMSVTALSNFENGISDIKSTNLFKLLFRIQVSTSEFLYTHDQFGNVDLNRIIQNIESARNSNEDAALTLRNLGTTYQTLYLRTQEKHFQYVAILCEYMADPECLSSGSKRVLQHYLLNVKRFDEFEFYLMQYLSEFFTTTELAALYTRMDKDITNLSPFTKTNRHHIYINRCFHLIRRSEVKLARLTLDAYKRIEPIPKIESIEKFILARFLDGLIQIAEGKSEGESLCRESLHAFSILDGFEDALAKLDSWIAFAKDLNMEGATV, from the coding sequence ATGGAGAACTATGGGAGTACATTTCGCGAATTGCGACAGAATAAGGGTTATACACTAAAAGAAGTCGCTGCGGGAATCATGAGCGTGACTGCTCTCTCAAATTTCGAAAATGGTATATCTGATATCAAATCAACGAATCTATTCAAATTGCTTTTTCGGATTCAAGTATCGACTTCAGAGTTTCTTTACACCCATGATCAATTTGGAAACGTGGACCTGAATCGCATTATTCAAAATATTGAAAGTGCTCGAAATTCTAACGAAGATGCAGCACTCACATTAAGGAATTTGGGCACTACCTACCAGACATTATATTTGCGTACGCAAGAAAAACACTTTCAATACGTCGCAATTCTGTGTGAGTATATGGCTGACCCAGAGTGTTTGAGTTCTGGGAGTAAGCGAGTCTTACAGCACTATCTTTTAAACGTCAAGCGATTTGATGAATTTGAATTCTATCTTATGCAATACTTGAGTGAGTTCTTTACAACTACTGAACTTGCTGCGCTCTACACGCGTATGGATAAAGACATTACGAATCTCTCCCCTTTTACAAAAACGAACCGTCATCATATTTATATCAATCGTTGCTTTCATTTAATCCGTCGTAGCGAAGTGAAACTTGCACGATTGACTTTGGATGCATACAAGCGTATTGAACCAATTCCAAAAATCGAAAGTATCGAGAAATTCATACTTGCGCGTTTTCTTGATGGTCTTATCCAAATCGCTGAAGGTAAATCAGAGGGTGAATCGTTATGCCGTGAATCCTTGCATGCTTTTTCAATACTTGACGGTTTCGAGGATGCACTCGCAAAACTTGATTCATGGATTGCATTCGCTAAAGACCTCAATATGGAAGGGGCGACAGTATGA
- a CDS encoding helix-turn-helix domain-containing protein: MSNYGPTFRKLRIEKGFSSKEVAAGILSVTALANFENGASDIKFNKLIKLLNRICVDLAYFTYLSDDTASDDIHRILSEIMDLAHSDAISTYGTNRLYEKYRDLYQSTHESAHYLVSIYNNFSSGVDRVTPEEIAFYRNHIQSITMMNEFELYLMSATSEFFSIEELKDIDDRKSEDILSLPPSSIIEINHIYINQCFHYLRRNNVALAKHSIALLDALNLPKNFENSVSYFFRHFITGLVDILQGNMDGKKRCYQLLDVMETFPAYQPTIRQLHLWTEVIEKMYNDNNALNTGSK; encoded by the coding sequence ATGAGTAATTATGGACCAACATTTCGCAAATTGCGGATTGAGAAGGGCTTTTCGAGTAAGGAAGTTGCGGCGGGAATCCTAAGCGTCACGGCACTGGCAAACTTTGAAAATGGAGCATCCGATATAAAATTCAACAAACTCATTAAGTTACTTAATCGAATTTGTGTCGACCTTGCCTATTTCACGTACTTAAGTGATGATACAGCTTCCGATGATATTCATCGCATTCTATCCGAGATCATGGATTTAGCGCACAGTGATGCAATCTCGACATATGGCACCAATAGACTCTATGAGAAATACCGTGACCTTTATCAATCAACACACGAAAGTGCTCATTATCTTGTGAGTATTTATAACAACTTTTCTTCAGGAGTCGATCGAGTCACCCCCGAAGAAATTGCCTTCTATCGCAATCACATTCAATCGATTACAATGATGAATGAATTCGAACTGTATCTCATGAGCGCAACAAGTGAGTTTTTCTCAATCGAAGAACTTAAAGATATTGATGATCGCAAAAGTGAAGACATTTTATCGCTCCCCCCCAGTTCAATCATCGAAATTAACCATATCTATATTAATCAGTGCTTTCACTATCTCCGTCGCAATAACGTTGCCTTAGCAAAACATAGTATTGCTTTGCTTGATGCTTTGAATCTTCCTAAGAATTTTGAAAACAGCGTTTCATACTTCTTCCGTCATTTCATTACGGGACTTGTTGATATTTTACAAGGGAACATGGATGGTAAGAAACGATGTTATCAATTATTAGACGTAATGGAAACATTCCCTGCATATCAGCCAACAATTCGACAACTTCACCTTTGGACTGAAGTCATCGAGAAGATGTACAACGATAACAACGCATTGAATACTGGGTCAAAGTAG
- a CDS encoding ABC transporter ATP-binding protein, giving the protein MSLLEVKNLHTYFDTKRGLVKAVNGVSFKLEKGRTLGIVGESGSGKSQTAMSILKLFEPNQKIYEGEIILDGKVISELSENELRKYRGNEVSVIFQEPMTSLNPVLTVKRQISEVLILHRGMSKKEAYDRSLQLLEAVKITNAKNVLNSYPFQLSGGMSQRVMIAMALACNPKLLIADEPTTALDVIIQAEILKLMNDLKQNSDTSILFITHDLGVISQMADDVIVMYGGKIVEAAPILTIFNDAKHPYTKRLLAAFLKTDINSRKDVKNDALDFYEAENDVYDFENFRVNAVADTDWHQVGDNHFVACNLKK; this is encoded by the coding sequence ATGAGTCTATTAGAGGTAAAAAACTTACACACTTACTTTGATACCAAACGTGGTTTGGTTAAAGCCGTAAATGGCGTTAGCTTTAAACTTGAAAAAGGACGCACACTTGGGATTGTTGGTGAGTCAGGAAGTGGAAAGAGTCAGACAGCAATGTCCATTCTCAAACTTTTTGAACCAAACCAAAAAATCTATGAGGGTGAAATTATCCTTGATGGTAAAGTGATTTCGGAACTTTCCGAAAATGAATTACGCAAGTACCGTGGGAACGAAGTTTCGGTTATTTTCCAAGAACCGATGACAAGTTTAAACCCAGTTCTTACCGTTAAACGACAAATCAGTGAAGTCTTAATCCTTCACCGTGGAATGTCAAAGAAAGAAGCGTATGATCGTTCGTTACAACTTCTTGAAGCGGTTAAGATTACCAATGCAAAAAACGTCTTAAACAGTTACCCATTCCAACTATCAGGTGGGATGAGTCAACGTGTTATGATTGCGATGGCTTTAGCATGTAATCCAAAACTCTTGATTGCGGATGAGCCTACAACTGCACTTGACGTAATTATTCAAGCAGAAATCTTAAAATTGATGAATGATCTGAAACAAAACTCTGATACATCAATTCTCTTTATTACCCATGACCTTGGGGTTATTAGCCAAATGGCCGATGATGTTATTGTTATGTATGGTGGTAAAATTGTTGAAGCTGCACCAATTCTTACAATATTCAACGATGCAAAACATCCATATACGAAACGTTTGTTAGCTGCATTCTTGAAGACTGATATTAACTCACGTAAAGACGTAAAAAACGACGCCTTAGACTTCTACGAAGCTGAGAACGATGTTTATGACTTTGAGAACTTCCGCGTAAATGCGGTTGCCGATACAGACTGGCATCAAGTTGGTGATAACCACTTTGTTGCTTGTAACTTGAAGAAATAA
- a CDS encoding oligopeptide/dipeptide ABC transporter ATP-binding protein, translating to MTISKDKVILKVEHLQKYFPIKKTSVFQRTQEYVKANKNITIDILEGETLGLVGESGCGKSTFGRTLIQLYDQTGGDTLYYGETIEGMMPNYVKKVYTSIPKVFPDHAKDKANLDALKVAAKTASGDAFLTSNEALRVARIDYDTKYGNIFRLAGGLLTHSNLDEVTKLLVAQYEKGSAVANLHLKIDAEEQRAKATGVASKTVDGLKKEFEAASVANDAAKQDVQKLKDTLVNNTDFDKFESKLDNGIDLSSLTKKEIRLLRKDLQIIFQDPYSSLDPRLTVGNIIGEGLIAHKIFPNNKSKEYNDYIIDIMEKCGLDAKFIHRYPHQFSGGQRQRIGIARALALNPKFIVCDEAVSALDVSIQSQVINLLQDLKEENNLTYLFITHDLGVVRYISDRIGVMYFGNLVELAPAEEIFSNPQHPYTKALLAAIPRMKSEEEEIQKILEETHDSRFDFTYKETGEADKDWFEVSPDHFVACRLLKSDEEVSA from the coding sequence ATGACAATTTCAAAAGATAAAGTAATTCTAAAAGTTGAACATTTACAAAAATATTTTCCAATTAAGAAAACAAGCGTATTCCAACGTACTCAAGAATATGTAAAAGCAAACAAGAACATCACAATTGATATTCTTGAAGGGGAAACATTAGGTTTAGTAGGAGAGTCTGGATGTGGTAAATCTACATTCGGACGTACTCTAATCCAACTTTATGACCAAACAGGTGGCGATACACTCTACTATGGTGAAACAATTGAAGGAATGATGCCAAATTACGTTAAAAAAGTATACACATCAATTCCTAAAGTGTTCCCAGACCATGCTAAAGATAAAGCAAACCTTGATGCATTGAAGGTTGCAGCAAAAACTGCAAGCGGTGATGCATTCTTAACATCGAATGAAGCACTTCGTGTAGCACGTATCGATTATGATACAAAGTACGGAAACATCTTCCGTCTTGCGGGTGGACTGTTAACACACAGCAACTTGGATGAAGTTACAAAATTACTTGTTGCACAATATGAAAAAGGTTCTGCAGTCGCAAACCTTCACTTAAAAATTGATGCCGAAGAACAACGTGCGAAAGCAACAGGCGTTGCTTCAAAGACCGTCGATGGATTGAAAAAAGAATTTGAAGCCGCAAGTGTCGCAAATGATGCAGCGAAGCAAGATGTACAAAAACTTAAAGATACCCTTGTAAACAACACCGACTTCGATAAATTCGAATCAAAATTGGACAATGGTATTGATTTGTCATCCCTTACGAAGAAGGAAATTCGCTTACTCCGTAAAGACTTACAAATTATTTTCCAAGATCCGTATTCATCACTTGATCCCCGCTTAACAGTTGGTAATATCATTGGTGAGGGGTTAATCGCTCATAAGATTTTCCCAAATAACAAGAGTAAAGAATACAATGACTACATCATTGACATCATGGAAAAATGTGGATTGGATGCAAAATTCATTCATCGTTATCCACACCAGTTCTCGGGTGGACAACGCCAACGTATCGGAATTGCACGTGCGTTAGCCTTGAACCCTAAATTCATCGTTTGTGATGAAGCTGTTTCTGCACTTGATGTTTCAATCCAGTCACAAGTCATTAACTTACTCCAAGATTTAAAAGAAGAGAATAACTTAACATACCTCTTTATTACGCATGACCTTGGTGTCGTCCGTTATATTAGTGACCGTATTGGTGTTATGTACTTTGGTAACTTAGTAGAGTTAGCACCTGCAGAAGAAATCTTCTCAAATCCACAACATCCTTATACAAAGGCCTTGCTTGCAGCGATTCCACGCATGAAGTCCGAAGAGGAAGAAATTCAAAAAATTCTTGAAGAAACACATGACAGTCGTTTCGACTTCACCTACAAAGAAACAGGTGAAGCAGATAAAGACTGGTTCGAAGTATCTCCGGATCACTTTGTTGCATGTCGTCTTCTAAAATCAGATGAGGAGGTAAGCGCATGA